In one Zobellia galactanivorans genomic region, the following are encoded:
- a CDS encoding sodium:solute symporter, whose protein sequence is MGTLDWIILSSTLLFIVAYGVYKTRGSKNVNDYVGGGKDAKWWTIGLSVMATQASAITFLSTPGQAFHDGMGFVQFYFGLPLAMIIICLVFVPIYHRLKVYTAYEFLENRFDLKTRSLAAILFLIQRGLAAGITIFAPSIILSAVLGWDLRTLNIIIGVLVIIYTVSGGTKAVSVTQKQQMFIIMTGMFITFFFILGYLPADINFGKALKIAGASNKLDIVDFSFDTKSRYTFWSGITGGLFLALSYFGTDQSQVQRYLSGKSLRESQLGLVFNGILKIPMQFFILLVGVMVFVFYQYNPSPLNFNPAATEAVMNSEYADDYSILQKGQERLEEEKKMAQHKFSAALELKEYSVVEEAKLQIISLNTKDSTNRAAARALIKQADDIVETNDKDYVFIHFILNNLPKGLIGLLLAVILSAAMSSTASELNALGTITALDLYKRNAKADLGEAHYVKVTKGFTLLWGIIAIFIASIANLFDNLIQLVNIIGSIFYGNVLGIFLLAFFFKFVKGNAVFFAALLTQLIIFVLFYNLIYIYPTGEEKLGYLWLNFIGAGMVILMALVFEGFDRLLKKPPIESSNT, encoded by the coding sequence ATGGGAACATTAGACTGGATTATTTTATCGAGTACACTGCTGTTCATTGTGGCCTACGGCGTATATAAGACCCGTGGCAGCAAAAACGTGAACGATTATGTCGGTGGTGGGAAGGATGCCAAATGGTGGACCATAGGTCTGTCTGTTATGGCCACCCAGGCCAGTGCCATTACATTTTTATCTACGCCAGGGCAAGCCTTTCACGATGGTATGGGCTTCGTTCAATTCTATTTCGGACTCCCCTTGGCGATGATCATCATATGTTTGGTCTTCGTGCCTATATATCACAGGCTGAAGGTATATACGGCCTATGAATTTTTAGAGAATCGATTTGATTTAAAAACACGCTCCTTAGCGGCCATTCTATTTCTGATCCAACGCGGCTTGGCGGCGGGTATCACTATTTTCGCGCCCTCCATCATTCTTTCTGCCGTGCTCGGATGGGACTTACGCACCCTTAACATCATTATCGGGGTGCTCGTTATCATTTATACCGTTTCCGGAGGAACCAAAGCGGTAAGCGTTACCCAAAAGCAACAGATGTTCATCATCATGACGGGTATGTTCATCACGTTCTTCTTTATCCTCGGTTACCTGCCCGCCGATATCAACTTCGGAAAGGCCCTTAAAATAGCCGGTGCCAGTAATAAATTGGACATTGTGGACTTCAGCTTTGATACCAAAAGCAGATATACCTTTTGGAGTGGCATTACTGGAGGACTCTTTTTGGCCTTGTCGTACTTCGGAACCGACCAAAGCCAAGTACAGCGTTACCTTTCGGGAAAATCATTGCGCGAAAGTCAACTAGGGTTAGTCTTTAACGGTATTCTAAAAATACCTATGCAGTTCTTTATCCTTTTGGTGGGGGTTATGGTATTTGTATTCTACCAATACAATCCCTCCCCCTTGAATTTCAATCCTGCGGCTACCGAAGCGGTTATGAATTCTGAATACGCCGACGACTATAGCATTCTACAAAAGGGACAAGAGCGTTTGGAAGAAGAAAAGAAAATGGCCCAACACAAATTTTCTGCGGCCCTTGAATTAAAGGAATACAGCGTGGTCGAAGAGGCCAAATTGCAAATCATCAGCCTTAACACCAAAGACAGTACCAATCGCGCCGCGGCCCGAGCCCTGATCAAACAGGCCGATGACATCGTCGAAACCAATGACAAGGATTACGTTTTTATCCATTTTATCCTTAACAACCTACCTAAAGGACTCATAGGTTTACTCCTCGCCGTCATTCTTTCGGCGGCCATGTCTTCAACGGCATCGGAGCTGAACGCCCTAGGTACCATAACGGCCCTTGACCTATACAAAAGGAATGCGAAGGCCGACTTGGGCGAGGCCCATTACGTAAAGGTCACCAAGGGATTCACCCTGCTATGGGGAATCATAGCCATATTCATTGCCAGTATCGCCAACCTTTTTGACAACTTGATCCAACTGGTGAATATTATCGGCTCCATCTTTTACGGTAACGTACTTGGTATTTTTCTATTGGCATTTTTCTTTAAGTTCGTAAAGGGCAACGCCGTATTTTTTGCCGCCCTGTTGACCCAACTTATAATTTTCGTACTCTTCTATAACCTTATCTATATCTACCCTACCGGGGAAGAAAAACTAGGCTATTTATGGTTGAACTTCATAGGTGCGGGCATGGTAATTCTAATGGCCCTTGTCTTTGAAGGCTTCGACCGCTTACTGAAGAAACCGCCGATAGAATCCTCCAATACATAG
- a CDS encoding PIG-L family deacetylase: MRYFLVFFTGILLSSSLIVAQKPEQRSSSEIYHSLEKLNFLGTALYIAAHPDDENTRLISYLSNKLKARTGYLSLTRGDGGQNLIGSELRELLGVLRTQELLAARRIDGGEQFFSRANDFGYSKHPDETLKIWNKEAVLGDVVWAIRKFKPDVIINRFDHRSPGTTHGHHTSSAMLSFEAFDLANDKNAYSDQLELTETWQPKRLFFNTSWWFYGSEEKFKKADKSNMAHLDIGTYYPILGKSNNEIAALASSQHLCQGFGRLSQRGSENEYIELLKGTMPKNSGDIFEGIDTSWSRVSGGKAVGDILYEVERNFDFTDPSKHLPQLVAAYDLLQKVDDPYWRKLKTEELKDIIADISGLYLEASAETALANPGGKVKVNIEAVNRSSVQMKLKNISISSSDARIAPSIPLANNKKETFEIELQIPKTTEFTSPYWLKEKGSLGMYKVDDQKLIGKPETPRAFVAKFDIELSGRTIAFERPVIHHYAKPDKGELFQPFEVLPEATARFNDKVLIFADGKSKNIPVTIRAHADNIKGELELQHSKGWKVDVASQAFEIAKKGDEQTLVFTLTPPENEDESYISPIIKLNGKQISKELVTIAYDHVPTQSVLLPSEAKVVRLNIKKSGQHIGYIVGAGDEVPESLRQIGYIVHIIEPNTITKGSLDKYDAIVVGIRAYNVVEELKFKQRYLFDYVENGGNLIVQYNTASRRGKQLENLAPYPITLSRDRVTDENSEVKILAKKHALMNYPNTIGQSDFEGWVQERGLYFPNEWSKEFTPVLSMHDKGESPKKGSLLVTPYGKGNYIYTGLSFFRELPAGVPGAYKLFANMLSLEKNVQPTKLN; this comes from the coding sequence ATGCGCTATTTTCTAGTATTCTTTACAGGAATACTTTTATCATCGTCCCTGATCGTTGCACAAAAACCCGAGCAACGGTCCTCTTCCGAAATATACCATTCTCTGGAAAAATTAAACTTTTTGGGTACCGCGCTTTATATAGCGGCCCACCCCGATGATGAGAATACCCGTTTGATTTCCTATCTCTCGAACAAGCTTAAGGCTCGTACGGGATATCTTTCGTTGACGAGGGGCGACGGAGGCCAGAATTTGATCGGTTCGGAACTTCGTGAGCTGTTAGGGGTCTTACGTACACAAGAACTTTTGGCGGCGCGGCGCATTGACGGCGGGGAACAGTTTTTTTCGAGGGCCAATGATTTCGGCTACTCCAAACACCCTGATGAAACCTTAAAAATATGGAATAAGGAAGCCGTATTGGGCGATGTTGTCTGGGCTATCAGAAAATTCAAACCCGATGTGATTATTAACCGTTTCGATCATAGGAGTCCCGGTACCACACATGGGCACCATACCTCTTCCGCCATGTTGAGTTTTGAGGCCTTTGACCTCGCTAATGACAAGAATGCCTATAGCGATCAATTAGAACTCACCGAAACTTGGCAACCCAAAAGGTTGTTTTTCAACACTTCGTGGTGGTTTTATGGCAGCGAGGAAAAATTCAAAAAAGCGGACAAGTCCAACATGGCCCATTTAGACATTGGCACCTACTACCCTATTTTAGGAAAATCGAATAACGAGATCGCCGCTTTGGCGAGTAGCCAACACTTGTGCCAAGGCTTTGGCCGATTATCACAAAGAGGCTCAGAAAACGAATATATAGAGTTGTTGAAAGGAACGATGCCGAAAAATTCGGGCGATATTTTCGAAGGTATCGACACTTCTTGGTCTCGCGTATCGGGTGGTAAAGCCGTTGGGGATATTTTGTATGAAGTGGAAAGGAACTTTGACTTCACCGACCCATCAAAACATCTGCCCCAATTGGTGGCTGCATACGACTTGCTTCAAAAAGTAGACGACCCTTATTGGAGGAAGCTTAAGACAGAGGAATTAAAAGACATCATTGCCGATATAAGCGGCCTATACCTCGAAGCTTCAGCGGAAACGGCTTTGGCCAATCCAGGAGGAAAGGTTAAAGTAAACATTGAAGCCGTTAATCGTAGTTCCGTGCAAATGAAGTTAAAAAATATATCTATTTCTTCTTCAGATGCCCGTATTGCCCCTTCCATCCCCTTAGCGAACAATAAAAAGGAAACTTTTGAAATCGAATTGCAGATTCCAAAGACCACAGAATTCACCAGTCCGTATTGGTTAAAGGAAAAAGGGAGTTTGGGCATGTACAAGGTAGACGACCAAAAACTTATCGGCAAGCCCGAAACCCCACGCGCCTTTGTGGCCAAATTTGATATTGAACTAAGCGGTCGCACCATAGCATTTGAACGCCCCGTTATACACCATTATGCAAAACCTGACAAGGGAGAGCTATTTCAGCCCTTTGAAGTGCTGCCCGAAGCTACCGCCCGATTTAACGACAAAGTCTTGATCTTTGCGGATGGCAAGTCTAAAAACATACCGGTGACCATCAGGGCCCATGCCGATAATATCAAAGGCGAGCTAGAACTGCAGCATTCGAAGGGATGGAAGGTAGATGTGGCATCGCAAGCCTTTGAAATTGCCAAAAAAGGCGACGAGCAGACCCTTGTTTTCACCTTGACCCCACCGGAAAACGAAGATGAAAGTTATATTTCACCGATCATAAAATTAAACGGGAAGCAAATCTCCAAGGAATTGGTGACCATAGCCTACGACCATGTTCCTACCCAGTCGGTATTGCTACCTTCAGAAGCCAAGGTCGTACGTTTGAACATTAAAAAATCGGGGCAACATATCGGCTATATTGTAGGGGCCGGCGATGAAGTTCCCGAAAGTTTGAGACAAATTGGTTACATTGTACATATTATTGAGCCCAATACGATTACTAAGGGCTCCTTAGACAAGTACGATGCAATCGTTGTAGGCATTCGGGCCTATAACGTGGTAGAGGAACTGAAATTCAAACAGCGTTATCTTTTCGACTACGTTGAAAACGGAGGTAATCTGATCGTTCAGTACAATACGGCCAGCAGACGAGGTAAGCAACTTGAAAATTTGGCGCCCTACCCCATCACCTTATCCCGTGATAGGGTAACGGATGAAAATTCAGAAGTAAAGATATTGGCCAAAAAACACGCACTTATGAATTACCCGAATACGATCGGCCAAAGTGATTTTGAGGGATGGGTACAGGAACGCGGACTTTATTTTCCAAATGAATGGTCCAAGGAGTTTACACCTGTTCTCTCTATGCACGACAAGGGGGAATCTCCGAAAAAGGGAAGCCTTTTGGTGACACCTTACGGAAAAGGGAACTATATCTATACCGGATTGAGTTTCTTTAGGGAATTGCCCGCCGGTGTGCCAGGGGCCTATAAGTTGTTCGCCAATATGCTTTCTTTAGAAAAGAACGTACAACCCACCAAATTGAATTAA
- a CDS encoding Rossmann-like and DUF2520 domain-containing protein, translated as MIKLSILGTGNVATHLFKAFLQADGVKVVEVVGRNEEALSKFATQVQTSSDFSALADADIYIIAVSDNSIKTVSELLTDKNKLVAHTSGSTPMEELSRHKRSGVFYPLQTFSPSNPVDFSKVPICVEAKNEKDLNLLKELGARISESVYEIGTEERRSLHLAAVFVNNFTNHLYHIGAQICEENKVPFKILAPLIQETAKKIETLSPYAAQTGPARRNDSKTITKHLEQIKNPEFKTVYELLSKSIQTTYGKEL; from the coding sequence ATGATCAAGCTTAGTATTTTAGGTACCGGCAATGTGGCCACTCACTTATTCAAGGCTTTTTTACAGGCCGACGGCGTAAAGGTCGTAGAAGTTGTCGGCCGGAACGAAGAAGCCCTATCCAAGTTTGCAACACAGGTCCAAACGTCTTCCGATTTTTCGGCACTAGCGGACGCCGATATTTATATTATCGCAGTAAGTGACAACTCCATAAAAACTGTATCAGAGCTTCTTACGGATAAAAATAAATTGGTGGCGCACACCTCCGGAAGCACCCCCATGGAAGAACTTTCGCGACACAAAAGAAGCGGGGTCTTTTATCCTTTACAGACTTTTAGTCCGTCCAATCCGGTCGATTTTAGCAAGGTGCCGATTTGTGTAGAGGCCAAAAACGAGAAAGACTTAAATTTATTAAAGGAACTCGGGGCCCGCATCTCCGAAAGTGTGTATGAGATAGGGACCGAAGAGCGAAGAAGCCTTCACTTGGCCGCCGTTTTTGTAAACAATTTTACCAATCACCTATACCATATAGGCGCACAAATTTGCGAAGAGAACAAGGTTCCATTTAAAATTCTGGCCCCCCTCATTCAGGAAACCGCAAAAAAAATAGAGACCCTTTCACCTTACGCCGCGCAGACCGGACCGGCCAGGCGAAACGACTCCAAAACGATCACGAAGCATTTAGAACAAATAAAAAATCCCGAGTTCAAAACAGTTTATGAACTCCTGAGCAAATCAATACAAACAACTTATGGAAAAGAGCTATAA
- a CDS encoding KdsC family phosphatase, whose protein sequence is MEKSYKEYLKDIDTFIFDVDGVFTDSTLVITTDGEMLRRMSVKDGYAVKTALKKGYKICVISGGTNEGVRKRLQALGVTDIYLGAHHKMEVLEEYMDIHGIDTSTLLYMGDDIPDIPPMQRVALPTCPQNAVPEVKAISMYVSHKNGGEGCVRDVIEQVLKVKGDWAGNFSAAND, encoded by the coding sequence ATGGAAAAGAGCTATAAAGAGTACCTTAAAGATATAGATACCTTTATTTTTGATGTTGACGGTGTATTTACCGATAGCACCTTAGTGATAACCACCGATGGCGAAATGCTGCGACGCATGAGTGTCAAAGACGGTTACGCCGTAAAGACCGCCCTGAAAAAAGGTTATAAGATCTGCGTTATCTCCGGAGGTACCAACGAAGGGGTACGTAAGCGTCTGCAAGCCTTGGGAGTCACCGATATCTATTTGGGGGCCCACCATAAAATGGAGGTATTGGAAGAGTACATGGACATTCACGGCATCGATACGAGTACCCTGTTGTACATGGGCGATGACATTCCCGACATCCCCCCCATGCAAAGGGTAGCCCTCCCAACATGCCCTCAAAACGCGGTGCCCGAAGTAAAGGCGATATCAATGTACGTTTCCCATAAAAATGGCGGCGAAGGTTGTGTCAGGGACGTCATTGAACAAGTACTGAAAGTAAAGGGCGATTGGGCCGGCAATTTTAGCGCAGCAAACGATTGA
- a CDS encoding mechanosensitive ion channel family protein, translating to MQEFLFSYRHELIGTVITFGLLIILKFITDKTIRKIGRISDIVEARTLLITKYASTLWTVIGFGVISFIWGVNFREVGLVFSSVFAVIGVALFASWSILSNITAGVILFFSFPFKIGDRVKIMDKDMEIEEPFLIEDIRAFHVSLRKKNGELLIYPNNLMMQKAVTLIYNSEDDPDGSEEA from the coding sequence ATGCAAGAATTTCTTTTTTCCTACAGACACGAATTGATCGGAACCGTCATTACCTTTGGCCTGCTGATCATTCTAAAATTTATAACCGATAAGACTATTCGTAAAATCGGCAGGATCAGTGATATTGTCGAGGCAAGAACCCTGTTGATCACCAAATATGCATCCACCTTATGGACTGTAATCGGTTTTGGTGTCATCTCATTTATTTGGGGCGTTAACTTTAGGGAAGTAGGCCTCGTATTTTCTTCGGTATTTGCGGTTATAGGGGTGGCCCTATTCGCCAGTTGGTCTATTTTGAGCAATATAACGGCAGGTGTCATCTTATTTTTCTCCTTCCCGTTTAAAATTGGCGATCGAGTGAAGATCATGGATAAGGACATGGAAATTGAAGAACCTTTTTTAATAGAGGATATAAGGGCTTTTCATGTGAGTTTACGAAAGAAAAATGGCGAACTCCTCATCTATCCGAACAACCTGATGATGCAAAAAGCGGTTACGCTTATCTATAATTCGGAGGACGATCCTGACGGTAGTGAGGAAGCCTAG
- a CDS encoding Maf-like protein, with protein MLDLKHHTLILASGSPRRHQFLKEMGLPFEVRLKSVDEVYPPELKGSEISDYLAQLKASAFKGSLAPGEILLTSDTVVWHKGVSLAKAADAQEAFEMLKALSGDWHEVITSVCFTTSSSQKVVHQVTQVKFRELSDEEIKYYINTYKPFDKAGAYGIQEWIGLTGIEEIKGSYPNVVGLPTQLVYKTLIEMVK; from the coding sequence ATGCTAGACCTGAAACACCACACCCTGATATTGGCCAGCGGTTCCCCTAGAAGACATCAATTTTTAAAGGAAATGGGACTCCCCTTCGAGGTCCGGCTCAAATCGGTCGACGAGGTGTATCCCCCTGAGTTAAAGGGAAGCGAAATCAGCGATTATTTGGCCCAACTAAAAGCCAGTGCCTTTAAAGGCTCCTTGGCCCCTGGGGAAATACTGCTTACCTCCGACACCGTAGTTTGGCACAAGGGCGTATCATTGGCCAAGGCAGCCGATGCCCAAGAAGCTTTTGAGATGCTCAAGGCCCTTTCCGGTGATTGGCACGAAGTCATTACCTCGGTCTGTTTTACCACTTCCAGCTCACAAAAAGTTGTCCACCAGGTGACACAGGTGAAGTTCAGGGAACTATCCGACGAGGAAATCAAATACTATATCAACACCTACAAGCCCTTTGATAAGGCCGGGGCATATGGCATTCAAGAATGGATAGGCCTAACAGGCATTGAAGAGATAAAAGGATCGTACCCCAATGTAGTAGGACTCCCTACCCAATTGGTATACAAAACGTTAATTGAAATGGTCAAGTAG